Proteins from one Chloroflexota bacterium genomic window:
- a CDS encoding clostripain-related cysteine peptidase produces MGTRLLRCCLLIGLLLSAMLPPIVEATPKAAPLVAIYILAYDNRLDSTMNLTPYYDATLTSITNATVGQPDLTAIVLADLAGMNDTHVRVVQNGNVNTLIGLPDFDGIIDSNLKEYDVTDGKTLGGFLLWAKSSYVGQNYTLSYIGHGVPIMPDIEISTLSQPERPASSVNLPPLPTRIGANADVTDHTLTTSISGYNALSPNDLALALAIAAPVGPRLAVLDVLMCFGGSIEALYPLAPYAEYLTASPNYAFFDPTMPGNALFGLNSNPNPLQMAQHILNSYHNQLPSSDHPRILSVIDADQLNNLKTTWDSASNAIYANLLNPSQREVTRTALFNAYLESRKYDLTYCEPSDWELNAPDGLVDLRSFAHGLSQSFANLNPQVASFAAQTRDRIRNSSGNPMVVVYRLVDNDFPWFDPTPTQWIFDGPNQLGIDDDAAGLSLYADLQGLSVAGATELSWQAHWYHDDDTQLDNPHPLAFLADVTHRNGWDEVFQEYWRDIEVQTALCTPSLPAARDQSTPRADISVSQFNPTDSNLAVNESIRLSVMLNASRAVQRSDLCFEVVLNGTIVFTDSLMLTKLEAGSQRIFAQKIWQPTNAGVYSLRVVGDGGQHVQESNENNNVLTRSLNIAPTVPRRPMLNATTLNNLQLSNSPTVTLKVQQQAGSGTPVSRVIIQAYQYQGNAANPRLQTPVLRATTTINQPNLPTVQLSVAGLDPGAVVLYIWGYSSNGYSLIPAIVRLNYAPLPAIISQNQKHIYRFSLKRDQAQAFRLQSQLGNSNLHAWEPHIWTAPTQQSTSLGLDQISYNPTPLAGEYIIQVSSSDTSRYLFTAIPNPPAGRNLETITSKQPRPIFEEPIPFLPTDQMFIPVVQR; encoded by the coding sequence ATGGGAACACGTCTGCTGCGGTGCTGCTTGCTGATCGGTCTATTGTTAAGTGCCATGCTTCCGCCAATCGTGGAGGCAACACCGAAAGCAGCGCCATTGGTGGCCATTTATATTTTGGCCTACGATAATCGGCTTGATAGCACGATGAATTTAACGCCCTATTATGATGCAACTCTCACTAGCATCACCAATGCCACTGTTGGCCAGCCCGATCTCACGGCGATTGTGTTGGCTGATTTGGCAGGAATGAATGATACCCATGTGCGGGTTGTGCAGAATGGCAATGTCAATACCTTGATTGGCTTGCCCGACTTTGATGGAATTATTGATAGCAACCTTAAAGAATATGATGTGACCGATGGCAAAACCTTGGGCGGTTTTTTATTGTGGGCCAAAAGCAGTTACGTTGGCCAAAACTACACCTTGAGCTACATTGGCCATGGTGTGCCAATTATGCCCGATATCGAGATTTCAACCCTCAGCCAGCCCGAACGCCCAGCCAGCAGTGTCAATCTGCCACCATTGCCCACCCGCATTGGGGCCAATGCCGATGTGACCGATCACACGCTGACCACGAGTATCAGCGGCTATAATGCGCTTTCGCCCAATGATTTGGCTTTGGCCTTGGCAATTGCGGCTCCGGTTGGCCCACGCTTGGCCGTGCTCGATGTGTTGATGTGCTTTGGTGGCTCGATTGAGGCCTTATACCCACTTGCACCGTATGCTGAATATCTGACTGCCTCGCCCAATTATGCCTTTTTCGACCCAACGATGCCTGGTAATGCGCTATTTGGCTTGAATAGTAACCCCAATCCGCTACAAATGGCCCAGCACATCCTCAATAGCTACCATAATCAACTGCCAAGCAGCGATCATCCACGCATTTTAAGCGTGATCGATGCCGATCAATTAAACAATCTCAAAACGACGTGGGATAGTGCTTCGAACGCAATCTATGCCAACTTGCTCAATCCCAGCCAGCGCGAAGTAACTCGCACAGCCTTGTTTAACGCCTACCTTGAGAGCCGAAAATACGATTTGACCTATTGTGAGCCAAGCGACTGGGAGCTGAATGCGCCCGATGGCTTGGTCGATTTGCGCAGTTTTGCCCATGGCTTGAGCCAAAGTTTCGCCAATCTCAATCCGCAAGTTGCTAGTTTTGCTGCGCAAACCCGCGATCGGATTCGCAATAGCAGTGGTAATCCAATGGTTGTGGTTTATCGCTTGGTGGATAACGATTTTCCATGGTTCGACCCAACGCCAACCCAATGGATTTTTGATGGCCCTAACCAGCTTGGGATTGACGATGATGCCGCTGGCTTAAGTTTATATGCCGATTTGCAAGGTCTTTCGGTGGCGGGAGCAACCGAATTAAGCTGGCAGGCCCATTGGTATCACGATGATGATACCCAGCTCGACAATCCGCATCCGTTGGCATTTTTAGCCGATGTGACTCATCGCAACGGCTGGGATGAAGTGTTTCAGGAATATTGGCGCGATATTGAGGTACAAACGGCGTTGTGTACGCCCAGTTTACCTGCTGCCCGCGATCAATCGACTCCTCGCGCCGATATCAGCGTGAGTCAATTCAACCCTACCGATAGCAACTTGGCGGTCAACGAATCAATTCGTTTGAGTGTTATGCTGAATGCTAGTCGCGCAGTGCAACGTAGCGATCTCTGCTTTGAGGTTGTTTTGAATGGAACCATTGTATTTACTGATAGTTTGATGTTGACCAAACTTGAGGCAGGGAGCCAACGAATCTTTGCCCAAAAAATTTGGCAACCAACCAACGCTGGTGTTTATAGCTTGCGGGTCGTTGGCGATGGCGGTCAGCATGTGCAAGAAAGCAACGAAAATAATAATGTGCTTACCCGCTCGCTAAATATTGCGCCAACCGTGCCGCGCCGTCCGATGTTAAATGCGACAACACTCAATAATCTGCAATTATCGAATAGCCCAACCGTTACGCTGAAAGTCCAGCAACAAGCGGGCAGTGGTACACCAGTTTCAAGAGTGATTATCCAAGCCTATCAATATCAGGGCAATGCTGCCAACCCACGCTTGCAAACACCAGTGCTACGGGCTACTACCACGATTAATCAACCAAATTTACCAACAGTACAATTAAGCGTAGCAGGCTTAGATCCTGGCGCGGTGGTCTTGTATATTTGGGGCTATTCGAGCAATGGCTATAGCTTGATTCCGGCAATCGTGCGGCTAAATTATGCGCCATTGCCCGCAATCATCAGCCAAAACCAAAAACATATCTATCGATTTAGCCTCAAGCGCGACCAAGCCCAAGCCTTTCGTTTACAAAGCCAACTTGGTAATAGCAATTTGCACGCTTGGGAGCCACATATCTGGACAGCCCCAACTCAGCAATCAACCAGCCTTGGATTGGATCAGATTAGCTATAACCCAACGCCATTAGCTGGCGAATACATCATACAAGTTAGTAGCAGTGATACTAGTCGCTATCTGTTTACGGCGATACCCAACCCGCCAGCAGGTCGCAACCTTGAAACGATCACCAGTAAACAACCACGGCCAATTTTTGAGGAGCCAATTCCATTTTTGCCGACTGATCAGATGTTTATTCCAGTAGTGCAACGTTAA
- a CDS encoding metallophosphoesterase family protein has translation MRLGLLADIHGDGVGFQQALAWFESQAIEQILCAGDVVDRGPDADAIVQVLIARSIPCIKGNHEFTLLREHSRWSQSSQRERLASRGRIVTQATLAYIAALPTSLRLQVEHRSLVLAHGAPWSDVVDMLPERRNVKWQRLVREHPNDQIIVLGHTHRPMHVRCGHLTVLNPGSVYGVTIRDSHTCAIYDTTSDNLTLYDLRSQQTRICSVVEVELS, from the coding sequence ATGCGTTTAGGGTTGTTAGCCGATATTCATGGTGATGGTGTCGGCTTTCAACAGGCCTTGGCTTGGTTTGAGTCTCAAGCGATTGAGCAAATCCTGTGTGCTGGCGATGTGGTTGATCGCGGGCCGGATGCTGATGCGATTGTTCAAGTGCTGATTGCTCGCTCAATTCCTTGTATCAAAGGCAACCACGAATTCACCTTGCTGCGCGAGCATAGCCGTTGGAGCCAAAGTAGCCAGCGCGAACGCCTCGCTAGTCGGGGCCGAATCGTCACCCAAGCCACTTTAGCGTATATTGCTGCGCTACCAACTAGCCTCCGTTTACAAGTGGAGCATCGCAGTTTGGTGCTAGCTCATGGTGCACCCTGGAGCGATGTCGTAGATATGTTGCCAGAGCGCCGCAACGTCAAATGGCAACGGCTGGTACGCGAACATCCCAATGATCAGATTATTGTGCTTGGGCATACCCATCGCCCGATGCATGTGCGCTGCGGCCATCTGACGGTGCTCAATCCAGGCTCGGTCTATGGCGTAACTATTCGCGATAGCCACACCTGCGCCATCTACGACACCACCAGCGACAACCTGACCCTCTACGATTTGCGCAGCCAGCAAACCCGTATTTGCTCTGTGGTTGAGGTTGAATTGAGCTAA
- a CDS encoding tetratricopeptide repeat protein, with protein MNQPDLLAYNLATIEKMLAEALRHAREGDVLFLASSPLATCRVIERWYVADTPQGSAELGRAVQALLWWLIERIRPHGERHWLALPWRPYNVLAGFYIEGLRIADLAEAMGVVEQTIYPIRNQAVQSLAKLLLEELQQPSTTIPNHAIIGLYPQLTVAEQTLARMLAFNQQPLAQRWLEHWLELNAIAEPTIQQLADYGLIRSESLGLVEKLRSFLQSQISAPERRRWHQQLAELLQPSEPLQSIQHWVQAQAYDQAASLVIAEHQTIVDNLQGRALRELLAQIQAHDIQQPQLWFRLKLVSGDVAMTMNDVQTALGEYQAALAANEPLLKAEAYYKRGKAFRSQSTMEAQAHFNYSIAILERAAPNDPLRYRVCLEQAWMWFQDQRDFEQAQTSLEQAASLIDPLDRGAWAELANARGMFYAHRGEHAEAINQHQAAWLAANEVNHSLLMTHIAHNLGYDYLDLGHYSQALDYFEQSLNLADRTGNRRMQGLCQKSIGACCFWMQEFTLAVEHYLAAYQIFAAMHNHNWQANTCYDLAEAYAELGQSQLMRHYYAEAIQLAQSSGLDRLLNDLHGLAENYPGLYPPTIELNERQQRIFDYLKQHPSITNRDYRELTQISPKQAARDLNDLVERNVLVRSGDGRSTSYQLPQSKANEA; from the coding sequence ATGAATCAGCCAGACTTGTTGGCCTACAACCTAGCAACGATTGAGAAAATGCTGGCGGAAGCCTTGCGCCATGCTCGTGAGGGTGATGTGTTGTTTTTGGCGAGTTCGCCTTTAGCAACCTGCCGGGTAATCGAACGTTGGTATGTTGCTGATACGCCCCAAGGTTCGGCTGAGCTTGGGCGAGCAGTTCAAGCACTGTTGTGGTGGCTGATTGAGCGGATTCGCCCCCACGGTGAGCGCCATTGGCTAGCCTTGCCTTGGCGACCATACAACGTGTTGGCAGGCTTTTATATCGAAGGCTTGCGAATTGCCGATCTCGCCGAGGCCATGGGCGTGGTCGAGCAAACAATCTATCCAATTCGCAACCAAGCAGTGCAAAGCTTGGCAAAATTGCTGCTCGAAGAATTACAGCAACCAAGCACCACGATTCCTAACCATGCGATTATTGGATTGTATCCGCAATTAACGGTTGCGGAACAAACCCTTGCACGAATGCTGGCTTTCAATCAGCAACCACTAGCCCAACGTTGGCTGGAGCATTGGCTCGAATTAAATGCTATTGCCGAACCCACAATTCAACAATTAGCCGATTATGGCCTGATTAGAAGTGAGAGTTTGGGTTTGGTTGAAAAGCTGCGATCCTTTTTACAAAGCCAAATTAGCGCTCCCGAACGCCGCCGCTGGCATCAACAATTAGCGGAGTTGCTGCAACCAAGCGAGCCACTCCAATCAATTCAACATTGGGTTCAAGCCCAAGCCTACGATCAAGCAGCTAGTCTGGTCATCGCTGAGCATCAAACGATTGTTGATAATTTGCAGGGTCGCGCACTGCGTGAATTGTTGGCCCAGATTCAAGCCCACGATATTCAACAACCACAGCTGTGGTTTCGGCTGAAGTTGGTCAGTGGCGATGTAGCCATGACCATGAACGATGTCCAAACCGCCTTGGGTGAATATCAAGCAGCTTTGGCCGCCAACGAGCCATTGCTCAAAGCCGAGGCCTACTACAAGCGGGGCAAGGCTTTTCGTTCGCAAAGCACCATGGAAGCGCAAGCCCACTTCAACTATAGCATCGCGATTTTAGAACGGGCCGCACCCAACGACCCCTTGCGCTATCGGGTTTGTTTGGAGCAAGCATGGATGTGGTTTCAGGATCAGCGTGATTTTGAGCAAGCCCAAACCAGCCTTGAGCAAGCCGCTAGCTTGATCGATCCGCTTGATCGCGGGGCTTGGGCCGAGCTGGCTAACGCCCGTGGGATGTTCTACGCTCATCGGGGCGAGCATGCTGAGGCGATCAACCAGCATCAAGCGGCATGGTTGGCGGCCAATGAAGTGAACCATAGTTTACTCATGACCCATATCGCCCATAATTTAGGCTACGATTACCTTGATTTGGGCCATTACTCGCAAGCGCTTGATTATTTTGAGCAAAGCCTGAATTTGGCTGATCGCACGGGCAATCGGCGCATGCAAGGCCTATGTCAAAAAAGCATCGGCGCATGTTGCTTTTGGATGCAAGAATTTACCCTCGCGGTCGAGCATTATCTGGCGGCCTATCAGATTTTTGCGGCCATGCACAACCACAATTGGCAAGCCAATACTTGCTACGATTTGGCCGAAGCCTATGCTGAGCTTGGCCAAAGCCAACTGATGCGCCACTACTATGCCGAGGCGATTCAATTGGCTCAATCGAGTGGCCTTGATCGCTTGTTAAACGATTTGCATGGCTTGGCTGAAAACTACCCGGGCCTGTACCCACCAACGATCGAATTAAATGAGCGTCAGCAGCGAATTTTCGATTATCTCAAACAACATCCATCGATTACCAACCGTGATTACCGTGAGTTAACCCAAATTTCGCCCAAACAAGCCGCCCGCGATCTCAATGATTTGGTGGAGCGGAATGTTTTAGTGCGTTCTGGTGATGGTCGTTCCACCAGCTACCAACTACCTCAATCGAAGGCCAACGAAGCTTAA
- a CDS encoding carboxypeptidase-like regulatory domain-containing protein: protein MSLVLRRFGMIAFMVMFILALAIGSSAKAAPLADDVSIDLGDAPSSNNNFGLMMDAYSGVPAKYPTVFSTVPNGPSHILAKLIHLGPGVSQEDEADSGFDADGPNNIDPSANTPDQDRYDNAFLSPLDINSLPNCQPTQLRYQVTVDPSWTGGTIKLYTNLWFDWDRSGYWGGATFNCANATTTEWSVQNDVNVITGPGTYIFSTSAFLPVNTNSNKPLWMRISLSETPATNDDGRGPANRWKYGETEDYLLTGSDEPTPEPTKTFTPTPVPTRTFTPTPPPTRTFTPTPTNTATATSTNTPPPTRTFTPTPTPSGNDIISDLGDAPDSTNHFSTGMLAYAPATGARYPTVFDPSTGLPEGPLHYDAKQVVLGNLSTFEREADIGPDADGVNNIQPSTNLPNLDKADDAFYLGVPTVNSFIPACQTEALDYQVTVNSVPSGVTRLYVNVWIDWNRSGFWGGSTQCNGGLANEWAVQNQMIPVVSGNYVTPNFLSGIQTSNLGDIWIRITISDSPATNDDGRGPSSGWKYGETEDYLLRYITNPTPTHTPTHTPTNTPTNTPTPSHTPTPLPAISDLGDAPDSSNNFAVNMTTYVTGVIARFPTVFGGPAPIGPFHRDARRYHLGRGVTFEKEADISFDMDYTHNISPTLNMNDQDRADDGLVSPRTLQAYQNCSATRFTYTVTNNTASPLTVYFNSWWDWNRSGNWGGTFQCPNGLSNEWAVQNQVIVLAPGVNTFTTPTFFPYHPPQRAGIWFRMTVSPTPASAADGRGPNAGWEFGETEDYIFMPDLGDAPDSNNSAGASILAYSPATQGFFPTIFNRVPAALPKGPLHQNLGMPYMLGKSLTAETDADIGLDDDATTNIQTALNRGNFDRADDTFAGGPPTANSFGHCRANTLPYTVRLPNNPAPTGSMVAYVNVWIDWGANGQWGTNYGCVDSLGITRVAREWAVQNQVVNLSGPNVYNLVTPVFYSYQPTLPFKPVWLRITISNTPATAADGRGPNTGWEYGETEDYQLKVLLTHVVSGHVFDTAGLPLVDANVYLYRRGTAGNPAPELVASAQTDEQGFYEVSGEANGEYLIFVEQAGYQSIWYKDAATADQAQPISVDEPGVNRIDVTLVPNGEPAPTYEK from the coding sequence ATGTCGTTGGTTCTACGTCGGTTTGGCATGATCGCATTTATGGTCATGTTTATTTTAGCATTAGCGATTGGCAGTTCTGCCAAGGCCGCTCCGTTGGCCGATGATGTGAGCATCGATCTTGGCGATGCACCCTCATCAAACAACAATTTTGGTTTAATGATGGATGCCTATAGCGGCGTGCCTGCTAAGTATCCAACCGTCTTCTCGACTGTGCCGAATGGCCCTTCACACATCTTGGCTAAGTTGATTCACCTTGGCCCCGGCGTAAGCCAAGAGGATGAGGCTGATAGTGGTTTTGATGCTGATGGCCCAAATAACATCGACCCCAGCGCCAACACCCCCGACCAAGATCGCTATGATAATGCCTTCCTCAGCCCATTGGATATCAATAGCTTGCCCAACTGCCAACCAACCCAACTGCGCTACCAAGTGACAGTTGACCCAAGCTGGACTGGTGGCACAATCAAGCTGTATACCAACTTGTGGTTCGACTGGGATCGCAGCGGCTATTGGGGTGGAGCAACCTTCAATTGTGCCAATGCGACCACCACTGAATGGTCAGTCCAAAATGATGTGAATGTGATCACTGGCCCTGGCACCTATATTTTCAGCACCTCGGCTTTCTTGCCAGTCAATACCAATAGCAACAAACCCTTGTGGATGCGGATTTCGTTGAGCGAAACACCTGCAACCAATGACGATGGTCGCGGCCCAGCCAATCGCTGGAAATATGGCGAAACCGAGGACTACCTATTAACCGGTAGCGATGAGCCAACCCCAGAACCAACCAAAACCTTTACCCCAACTCCAGTCCCAACGCGGACGTTTACCCCAACCCCACCACCAACCCGCACCTTTACCCCAACGCCAACCAATACGGCGACGGCTACCTCAACTAATACCCCGCCACCAACGCGGACATTTACTCCAACGCCAACCCCAAGTGGCAATGATATTATCTCCGATCTTGGCGATGCGCCGGATTCGACCAACCACTTCTCAACTGGTATGTTGGCCTATGCTCCAGCGACGGGTGCTCGCTACCCGACCGTGTTCGACCCCAGTACAGGCTTGCCTGAAGGCCCATTGCACTATGATGCCAAACAAGTTGTGCTTGGCAACCTCTCAACCTTTGAACGCGAGGCGGATATTGGCCCCGATGCCGATGGCGTGAACAATATTCAGCCAAGCACCAATTTACCCAACCTTGATAAAGCTGATGATGCCTTCTATTTGGGCGTGCCCACGGTCAACAGCTTTATTCCCGCCTGCCAAACCGAGGCTCTTGACTATCAAGTAACGGTCAACAGTGTTCCATCAGGTGTCACACGCCTGTATGTCAACGTCTGGATTGACTGGAACCGCAGTGGTTTCTGGGGTGGTTCAACCCAATGTAATGGTGGCTTGGCCAATGAATGGGCCGTGCAAAACCAAATGATCCCTGTGGTAAGCGGCAACTATGTCACGCCCAATTTCTTGAGTGGGATTCAAACCAGCAATTTAGGCGATATCTGGATTCGGATCACGATCAGCGATAGCCCAGCAACCAACGATGATGGCCGTGGCCCAAGCAGTGGCTGGAAATATGGCGAAACCGAAGATTATCTGCTGCGCTATATCACCAACCCAACGCCAACCCACACGCCAACTCATACCCCAACCAATACGCCAACCAATACCCCGACTCCAAGCCATACCCCAACCCCGCTGCCAGCAATCAGCGATTTGGGCGATGCTCCTGATTCAAGCAACAATTTCGCGGTCAATATGACCACCTATGTTACTGGCGTGATTGCCCGTTTCCCAACCGTCTTTGGTGGCCCCGCGCCAATTGGCCCCTTCCACCGCGATGCCCGACGCTACCACCTTGGCCGAGGTGTAACCTTCGAAAAAGAAGCTGACATTTCGTTCGACATGGATTATACCCATAACATCTCACCAACCCTCAACATGAACGACCAAGATCGGGCTGATGATGGTTTGGTTAGCCCACGCACCTTGCAGGCGTATCAAAACTGTAGTGCTACGCGGTTTACATACACCGTCACCAATAATACTGCATCACCTTTGACGGTCTATTTCAACTCATGGTGGGATTGGAACCGCAGCGGCAATTGGGGCGGAACCTTCCAATGTCCCAATGGGCTTTCCAATGAATGGGCGGTGCAAAATCAAGTGATTGTACTGGCTCCTGGGGTCAATACCTTTACTACGCCTACGTTCTTCCCCTACCATCCACCACAACGGGCTGGGATTTGGTTCCGCATGACGGTTAGCCCAACACCTGCCAGCGCCGCTGATGGTCGTGGGCCAAATGCTGGTTGGGAGTTTGGCGAAACCGAGGATTATATCTTCATGCCCGATTTGGGCGATGCGCCGGATAGCAATAATAGCGCAGGAGCCAGCATCCTCGCCTATTCGCCAGCAACTCAAGGTTTCTTCCCAACGATTTTCAACCGTGTGCCAGCCGCTTTGCCCAAAGGCCCATTACACCAAAACTTGGGCATGCCGTATATGCTAGGCAAATCGTTGACCGCTGAAACTGATGCCGATATTGGGCTTGATGACGATGCCACAACTAATATTCAAACAGCGCTGAACCGGGGCAATTTTGATCGCGCCGACGATACCTTTGCCGGTGGTCCACCGACTGCCAATAGTTTCGGCCACTGCCGCGCCAATACTTTGCCTTATACCGTGCGTTTGCCCAATAATCCAGCCCCAACTGGCTCGATGGTCGCCTATGTCAATGTCTGGATCGATTGGGGCGCGAATGGGCAATGGGGTACAAACTATGGCTGTGTCGATTCACTTGGGATTACGCGGGTAGCTCGCGAGTGGGCTGTCCAAAATCAGGTCGTCAATCTTAGCGGCCCAAATGTCTACAACTTAGTAACGCCAGTGTTCTATTCATATCAACCAACCTTGCCATTCAAGCCAGTTTGGCTGCGGATCACCATCAGCAACACCCCGGCAACCGCCGCCGATGGTCGTGGCCCAAACACTGGTTGGGAATACGGCGAAACCGAAGATTATCAATTGAAGGTCTTGTTGACCCACGTGGTTAGCGGCCATGTCTTTGATACTGCTGGCTTGCCACTTGTTGATGCCAATGTCTACTTGTATCGCCGTGGTACTGCTGGCAATCCAGCTCCCGAGTTGGTTGCCAGTGCCCAAACCGATGAACAAGGGTTCTACGAAGTGAGCGGCGAAGCCAATGGTGAATACTTGATCTTCGTCGAGCAAGCGGGCTACCAATCAATTTGGTACAAAGATGCCGCCACCGCCGACCAAGCTCAACCGATCTCAGTCGATGAGCCTGGGGTCAATCGAATCGATGTTACGCTTGTGCCAAACGGCGAACCAGCGCCAACCTACGAAAAATAA
- a CDS encoding dienelactone hydrolase family protein: protein MSFETYDDLFEVVSELYTAQKYRETLDLLDVEGAKFPEHASMIAYLRSCMAARIGLPEHAIQILSEAVARGFWYGAETIRQTPSWISLQGDPEFERLAAVCFQRQMEAVKDPKMYILGPDELGPYPLFFALHGNGDNSMHTLYGWNNLIDIDWILAAPQSAQAESSDGYVWNNQSAALRQLVQQFTDVGNEYQVDPERIILAGFSMGGETALRLALIGPIEARGFVLLGPGGPTIDDPEEWLPEIREAKGRNLRGYILVGEHDRTIPHDQIKRMVKLLNDNGIPCELEIIPGLRHAYPSNTLEYLQRAFNFIGVA, encoded by the coding sequence ATGAGCTTCGAAACATACGACGACCTCTTTGAAGTGGTATCTGAGCTTTATACGGCTCAAAAATATCGCGAAACGCTCGATTTACTTGATGTAGAGGGAGCGAAATTTCCCGAACACGCATCGATGATTGCCTATCTGCGCTCGTGTATGGCCGCACGGATTGGCCTGCCCGAACATGCAATTCAAATTCTCAGCGAGGCCGTGGCCCGTGGTTTTTGGTATGGAGCCGAAACGATTCGTCAAACGCCTTCGTGGATTAGTTTGCAAGGCGACCCTGAGTTTGAGCGCTTGGCAGCGGTTTGTTTTCAGCGCCAAATGGAAGCAGTCAAAGATCCCAAGATGTATATTTTGGGGCCAGATGAGCTAGGGCCGTATCCGCTGTTTTTTGCCTTGCACGGCAACGGCGATAACAGCATGCACACCTTATATGGCTGGAATAATCTGATCGATATTGATTGGATTTTGGCTGCGCCGCAATCGGCTCAGGCTGAATCATCCGATGGCTATGTGTGGAACAACCAATCGGCGGCCTTGCGTCAGTTGGTGCAGCAATTCACCGATGTTGGCAACGAATACCAAGTTGACCCTGAGCGGATTATCTTGGCGGGCTTTTCGATGGGCGGCGAAACGGCCTTACGCCTAGCCTTGATTGGGCCAATCGAAGCGCGTGGCTTTGTATTGCTTGGTCCAGGCGGCCCGACCATCGACGACCCTGAGGAATGGTTGCCGGAAATTCGCGAAGCCAAAGGCCGCAATTTGCGCGGCTATATTTTGGTTGGCGAACATGATCGCACGATTCCCCACGACCAAATCAAACGCATGGTCAAACTATTAAATGATAATGGAATTCCCTGCGAGCTGGAAATTATTCCAGGCTTGCGCCATGCCTACCCCAGCAATACCTTGGAATATTTACAACGGGCTTTTAATTTTATTGGGGTTGCCTAA